In Astyanax mexicanus isolate ESR-SI-001 chromosome 17, AstMex3_surface, whole genome shotgun sequence, a single window of DNA contains:
- the sptan1 gene encoding spectrin alpha chain, non-erythrocytic 1 isoform X6: MDISGVKVLETADDIQERRQQVLDRYRRFKELSAMRRQKLEDSYRFQFFRRDADELEKWIQEKLQIASDESYKDPTNLQGKLQKHQAFEAEVQANSGAIIKLDETGNLMISESHFASETIRTRLEELHRLWDLLLQKTKEKGVRLLQAQKLVQYLRECEDALDWITDKEAIVTSEELGQDLEHVEVLQKKFEEFQTDLAAHEERVNEVNQAAAKLTQENHPEAELILKKQEEVNAAWQRLKGLAQQRQGKLFGAAEVQRFNRDVDETISWIKEKEQLMASDDFGRDLASVQALLRKHEGLERDLAALEDKVNTLGGEAERLQQTHPQNASQIHLKRDELITNWEQIRTLAAERHAHLNDSYRLQRFTADFRDLTSWVTEMKALINADELANDVAGAEALLDRHQEHKGEIDAHEDSFKATDEAGQALLNTGHYASEEVKEKLGILTEEKESLLELWELRRQQYEQCMDLQLFYRDTEQVDNWMSKQEAFLLNEDLGDSLDSVEALLKKHEDFEKSLSAQEEKITALDEFATKLIQNNHYAKEDVATRRDALLSRRNALHERAQSRRAALEDSFHLQQFFRDSDELKSWINEKMKTATDEAYKDPSNLQGKVQKHQAFEAELSANQSRIDALQKSGQELIDGKHYASGEVATRMDEVSSQWKKLLEATELKGIKLREANQQQQFNRNVEDIELWLYEVEGHLASDDYGKDLTSVQNLQKKHALLEADVAAHQDRIDGITIQARQFQEAGHFDADNIRKKQEALVARYEALKEPMAARKQKLCDSLRLQQLFRDVEDEETWIREKEPIAASTNRGKDLIGVQNLLKKHQALQAEISGHEPRIKAVTQKGEAMVEEGHFAGEDVKAKLGELNNRWDTLKGKATQRRQDLEDSLQAQQYFADANEAESWMREKEPIVGSPDYGKDEDSAEALLKKHEALMSDLSAYGSSIHALKEQAQACRQQVAPTDDETGKELVLALYDYQEKSPREVTMKKGDILTLLNSTNKDWWKVEVNDRQGFVPAAYVKKLDPTQSSSRENLLDEQGSIGLRQEQIENQTMVTKEVCSVSVRMKQVEELYGTLLELGEKRKDMLEKSCKKFMLFREANELQQWINEKEGALTNEEVGSDLEQVEVLQKKFDDFQKDLKANESRLRDINKVASELESEGLMAEEAPLVQAQQQEMLGSAPGKDEADSKSASPWKSIRMAVQTTANFNTIKELNNRWRALQQLAEDRSNMLGSAHEVQRFHRDADETKEWIEEKNQALNTDNYGHDLASVQALQRKHEGFERDLAALGDKVNSLGETAERLIQSHPEAVDDIQEKCTELNTAWSSLVGRADQRKDKLGNSHDLQRFLSDFRDLMSWINGIRGLVSSDELAKDVTGAEALLERHQEHRTEIDARAGTFQAFEQFGQQLLARGHYASPEIQQKLEALDRERADLEKAWVQRRMMLDQCLELQLFNRDCEQAENWMAAREAFLASDDKGDSLDSVEALIKKHEDFDKAINVQEEKIAALQSFADQLISADHYAKPEIFNRRNEVLDRWRRLKAQMIEKRSKLGESQTLQQFSRDVDEIEAWISEKLQTATDESYKDPTNIQLSKLLSKHQKHQAFEAELHANADRIRGVIDTGNALIQRGACAGSEDAVKSRLVALDEQWQFLVNKSAEKSQKLKEANKQQNFNTGIKDFDFWLSEVEALLASEDYGKDLASVNNLLKKHQLLEADISAHEDRLKDLNGQADSLMASNAFDTSQVKDKRDAVNGRFGKIKSMAAGRRAKLNESHRLHQFFRDLDDEESWIKEKKLLVSSEDYGRDLTGVQNLRKKHKRLEAELGAHEPAIQSVLDTGKKLSDDNTIGQEEIQQRLAQFVEHWKELKDLAAARGQRLEESLEYQQFVANVEEEEAWINEKLNLVGSEDYGDTLAAVQGLLKKHEAFETDFTVHRDRVSDVCANGDELIKKENHHVDNITAKMKALRGKVSELERAAAQRKAKLDENSAFLQFNWKADVVESWIGEKENSLKTDDYGRDLSSVQTLLTKQETFDAGLQAFQQEGITNITALKDQLLAAKHVQSKAIEARHATLMKRWNQLLSNSAARKKKLLEAQEHFRKVEDLFLTFAKKASAFNSWFENAEEDLTDPVRCNSLEEIRALREAHDAFRSSLSSAEADFNQLAELDRQIKSYQVVSNPYTWFTMEALEETWRNLQKIIKERELELQKEQRRQEENDKLRQEFAQHANAFHQWLQETRTYLLDGSCMVEESGTLESQLEATKRKHQEIRAMRSQLKKIEDLGAAMEEALILDNKYTEHSTVGLAQQWDQLDQLGMRMQHNLEQQIQARNTTGVTEEALKEFSMMFKHFDKEKSGRLNHQEFKSCLRSLGYDLPMVEEGEPDPEFESILDTVDPNRDGNVSLQEYMAFMISRETENVKSSEEIESAFRALSAENKPYVTKEELYQNLTKEQADYCISHMKPYLDSKGRELPSAFDFVEFTRSLFVN, from the exons GAAGCTATCGTCACCTCTGAGGAGCTGGGGCAGGACCTGGAACATGTGGAAGTTCTGCAGAAGAAGTTTGAGGAGTTCCAGACAGACTTGGCAGCCCATGAGGAGCGTGTGAATGAGGTGAACCAGGCTGCAGCCAAGCTTACTCAGGAGAACCACCCCGAAGCTGAGCTCATCCTAAAGAAGCAGGAGGAGGTTAATGCAGCCTGGCAGAGACTGAAGGGCTTGGCTCAGCAGAGGCAGGGAAAACTGTTCGGAGCTGCTGAGGTGCAGCGCTTCAACCG AGATGTGGATGAAACGATCAGCTGGATAAAGGAGAAAGAGCAGCTGATGGCCTCAGATGATTTTGGACGTGACCTGGCCAGTGTTCAGGCTCTGCTGCGCAAACATGAGGGGCTTGAGAGAGACCTTGCAGCCCTGGAAGACAAG GTAAACACTTTGGGTGGAGAGGCAGAGCGTCTGCAGCAAACCCACCCCCAGAATGCCTCTCAGATCCACCTGAAGAGAGATGAGCTCATCACCAACTGGGAGCAGATCCGCACGCTGGCTGCTGAACGCCACGCCCACCTCAACGACTCTTACAG ACTGCAGCGCTTCACTGCAGATTTCAGGGACCTTACCAGCTGGGTTACTGAGATGAAGGCTCTGATTAATGCTGATGAGCTGGCCAACGATGTGGCTGGGGCTGAAGCCCTGCTTGACCGTCACCAGGAACACAAG ggtgaGATTGATGCCCACGAAGACAGCTTCAAAGCCACAGATGAGGCTGGACAGGCTCTCCTGAACACCGGACACTACGCCTCAGAGGAGGTCAAGGAGAAG cTGGGTATTCTTACTGAGGAGAAGGAGTCTCTGTTGGAGCTGTGGGAGCTTCGAAGACAGCAGTATGAGCAGTGCATGGACCTGCAGCTCTTTTATAGGGACACTGAGCAGGTTGACAACTGGATGAGCAAGCAGGAG gCCTTCCTTCTCAACGAGGACCTAGGCGACTCTTTGGACAGCGTAGAGGCCTTGCTGAAGAAGCATGAAGACTTTGAGAAATCCCTTAGTGCCCAGGAGGAGAAGATAACT GCCCTGGATGAATTTGCTACCAAGCTGATCCAGAACAACCACTATGCCAAGGAAGATGTTGCCACCCGCAGAGACGCA ttgcTGAGCAGACGCAACGCTCTTCATGAGCGCGCTCAGTCCCGCCGTGCTGCCCTAGAGGACTCCTTCCACCTGCAGCAGTTCTTCCGTGATTCTGACGAGCTTAAGAGCTGGATCAACGAGAAGATGAAGACCGCCACTGATGAAGCCTACAAG GATCCCTCTAACCTGCAGGGTAAAGTACAGAAACACCAGGCCTTTGAGGCAGAGCTTTCTGCCAACCAGAGCCGCATTGATGCACTGCAGAAGTCTGGCCAGGAGCTGATTGATGGAAAGCATTACGCTTCTGGTGAGGTGGCTACACGCATGGATGAGGTCAGCTCCCAATGGAAGAAACTTCTGGAAGCTACTGAGCTCAAAG GAATTAAGCTGCGTGAAGccaaccagcagcagcagtttaaCCGTAATGTAGAGGATATTGAGCTGTGGCTCTACGAAGTGGAAGGCCATCTGGCATCTGATGACTATGGCAAAGACCTGACCAGTGTTCAGAACTTGCAGAAGAAGCATGCTTTGCTGGAGGCTGATGTAGCTGCCCATCAG GACCGTATTGACGGCATTACCATCCAGGCCAGGCAGTTCCAAGAGGCTGGCCACTTCGATGCTGATAACATCCGGAAGAAACAGGAGGCTCTGGTGGCACGCTATGAAGCTTTGAAGGAGCCTATGGCCGCACGCAAGCAGAAGCTGTGCGACTCTCTGCGGCTGCAGCAGCTCTTCCGCGATGTGGAGGATGAAGAGACCTGGATCAGAGAGAAGGAACCTATTGCTGCCTCCACTAACAGGG GTAAAGACCTGATTGGGGTACAGAACCTGCTGAAGAAACACCAGGCTTTGCAGGCTGAGATCTCTGGTCATGAGCCCCGCATCAAGGCTGTAACTCAGAAAGGCGAGGCCATGGTGGAGGAGG GCCACTTTGCTGGTGAGGATGTGAAGGCTAAACTGGGAGAGCTGAACAATCGCTGGGATACTCTGAAGGGAAAGGCAACCCAGCGCAGGCAGGACCTGGAGGACTCCTTGCAGGCCCAGCAGTACTTTGCAGATGCCAACGAGGCTGAGTCCTGGATGAGGGAGAAGGAGCCAATTGTAGGCAGCCCTGACTATGGAAAGGATGAGGACTCTGCTGAG GCCCTGCTGAAGAAACACGAGGCGCTGATGTCTGATCTGAGTGCCTATGGCAGCAGCATACATGCCCTGAAGGAGCAGGCTCAGGCATGCAGG CAACAAGTGGCCCCCACTGACGATGAGACCGGTAAGGAGCTGGTGCTGGCTCTTTATGACTACCAGGAGAAGAGTCCTCGTGAGGTCACCATGAAGAAGGGAGACATCCTCACACTGCTCAACAGCACTAACAAG GACTGGTGGAAGGTGGAGGTGAATGACAGGCAGGGCTTTGTGCCAGCAGCCTACGTTAAGAAACTGGATCCAACACAGTCGTCCTCCCGTGAGAACCTTCTGGATGAACAGGGCAGCATTGGTCTCCGCCAGGAGCAGATTGAGAACCA GACTATGGTCACCAAGGAGGTGTGCAGTGTGTCTGTGCGCATGAAGCAGGTGGAGGAGCT GTACGGCACCCTGCTGGAACTGGGTGAGAAGAGGAAGGATATGCTGGAGAAGAGCTGCAAGAAGTTCATGCTATTCCGTGAAGCCAATGAGCTGCAGCAGTGGATAAATGAGAAGGAGGGAGCTCTGACTAATGAGGAGGTGGGCTCTGACTTGGAGCAAGTGGAGGTGTTACAGAAGAAGTTTGATGATTTCCAGAAG GATTTAAAGGCAAATGAGTCTCGTCTACGCGACATCAACAAGGTGGCATCAGAGCTGGAGTCTGAGGGTCTGATGGCTGAGGAGGCTCCATTAGTACAGGCTCAG CAACAAGAGATGCTGGGCTCTGCTCCTGGCAAG GATGAAGCTGATTCGAAATCTGCCTCTCCATGGAAG TCCATTCGCATGGCTGTCCAAACGACGGCTAACTTTAATACCATTAAG GAGTTGAACAACCGCTGGAGAGCCCTGCAGCAGCTGGCTGAGGATAGAAGCAACATGCTGGGAAGTGCCCATGAAGTCCAGCGGTTCCACAG AGATGCTGATGAGACTAAAGAGTGGATCGAGGAAAAGAACCAAGCGCTGAACACCGACAACTACGGCCACGACCTGGCCAGCGTTCAGGCTCTGCAGCGCAAACACGAGGGCTTCGAGAGAGATCTGGCTGCCCTCGGAGACAAG GTGAACTCCCTGGGCGAGACGGCAGAACGTCTGATCCAGTCGCATCCTGAGGCAGTGGACGACATCCAGGAGAAGTGCACCGAGCTGAACACGGCCTGGAGCAGCCTGGTAGGCCGCGCAGACCAGCGCAAAGACAAACTGGGCAACTCGCACGATCTGCAGCGCTTCCTCAGTGACTTCAG AGATTTGATGTCCTGGATTAATGGAATTCGAGGACTTGTGTCTTCTGATGAGCTGGCCAAGGATGTGACTGGAGCTGAAGCCCTGCTGGAGAGACACCAG GAACACCGCACTGAAATTGATGCCCGTGCGGGCACCTTCCAGGCCTTTGAGCAGTTTGGACAGCAGCTTTTAGCCCGTGGTCACTACGCCAGTCCTGAGATCCAGCAGAAACTGGAGGCTCTGGACCGTGAGCGGGCTGACCTGGAGAAGGCCTGGGTGCAGCGTAGAATGATGCTGGACCAGTGCTTGGAGCTTCAG CTGTTTAACCGTGACTGTGAGCAGGCGGAGAACTGGATGGCAGCGAGAGAGGCCTTTTTGGCCAGTGATGACAAGGGTGACTCCCTGGATAGCGTAGAGGCTCTCATCAAGAAACATGAAGACTTTGACAAAGCCATCAATGTGCAG GAGGAGAAGATTGCTGCACTGCAGTCCTTTGCTGACCAGCTCATTTCTGCTGACCATTATGCCAAGCCTGAAATCTTCAACCGCCGCAACGAGGTCTTGGACAG GTGGCGGCGCCTGAAAGCTCAGATGATTGAGAAACGCTCCAAACTGGGCGAGTCTCAGACTCTGCAGCAGTTCAGCAGAGATGTGGATGAGATCGAGGCATGGATCAGCGAGAAACTGCAGACGGCCACTGACGAGTCTTACAAAGATCCTACCAACATCCAG CTGTCCAAGCTGCTG AGCAAACACCAAAAGCACCAGGCTTTTGAAGCCGAGCTTCACGCCAATGCTGACAGAATCCGTGGGGTGATCGATACAGGCAACGCACTCATCCAGAGAGGTGCGTGCGCTGGAAGTGAAGATGCCGTCaag TCTCGTCTGGTTGCTCTGGATGAGCAGTGGCAGTTCCTGGTTAACAAGTCTGCTGAGAAGAGTCAGAAGCTCAAGGAAGCCAACAAGCAGCAGAACTTTAACACCGGCATCAAAGACTTTGACTTTTGGTTGTCAGAG GTGGAAGCTCTTCTTGCTTCTGAGGATTACGGAAAAGATCTGGCCTCAGTCAACAACCTGCTGAAGAAGCACCAGCTGCTGGAGGCTGATATCTCTGCACATGAG GATCGTCTGAAGGACCTGAATGGCCAGGCTGACAGCCTGATGGCCAGCAACGCCTTCGACACCTCTCAGGTCAAAGACAAACGGGACGCCGTTAATGGTCGCTTTGGCAAAATCAAGAGCATGGCTGCGGGACGTCGTGCCAAGCTGAACGAGTCTCATCGCCTGCACCAGTTCTTCAGGGACCTGGATGATGAAGAATCTTGGATCAA AGAGAAAAAGTTGTTAGTAAGTTCGGAGGATTATGGACGTGATTTGACAGGAGTACAGAATCTGAGAAAGAAACACAAGAGACTGGAGGCTGAGCTGGGAGCTCACGAGCCAGCCATTCAG TCTGTGCTAGACACTGGGAAGAAGCTGTCCGATGACAACACCATCGGGCAGGAGGAGATCCAGCAGAGGCTGGCTCAGTTTGTGGAGCACTGGAAGGAGCTGAAGGATCTAGCTGCTGCCAG GGGGCAGAGGCTTGAAGAGTCGCTGGAATATCAGCAGTTTGTAGCAAATGTGGAGGAAGAGGAAGCCTGGATTAATGAGAAGCTGAATCTGGTTGGAAGTGAGGACTATGGTGATACTTTGGCAGCTGTGCAG ggcTTGTTGAAGAAGCACGAAGCTTTTGAGACTGACTTTACTGTGCATAGGGACCGTGTGAGCGATGTATGTGCCAACGGAGATGAGCTTATCAAGAAG GAGAACCACCACGTGGACAACATCACAGCCAAAATGAAGGCCCTTCGTGGAAAAGTGTCTGAGCTGGAGAGGGCCGCAGCCCAGAGGAAAGCCAAGCTGGACGAAAACTCTGCTTTCCTGCAGTTCAACTGGAAGGCTGATGTGGTGGAGTCCTGGATCG GTGAGAAAGAGAACAGCCTGAAGACTGATGACTATGGACGCGACCTTTCTTCAGTACAGACCCTGCTCACCAAGCAG GAAACGTTTGATGCTGGCCTTCAGGCGTTCCAGCAGGAAGGAATCACCAACATCACCGCCCTGAAGGACCAGCTCCTGGCAGCCAAGCATGTGCAGTCCAAAGCCATCGAGGCTCGTCATGCCACGCTGATGAAGCGTTGGAATCAGCTGCTTTCCAACTCTGCTGCCCGCAAGAAGAAACTGCTGGAGGCTCAGGAGCACTTCAGAAAG GTTGAAGATTTGTTCTTGACATTTGCCAAGAAAGCTTCAGCCTTCAACAGCTGGTTTGAGAATGCAGAGGAGGATCTGACCGACCCGGTGAGGTGCAACTCCCTGGAGGAGATCAGGGCGCTGAGGGAGGCCCACGATGCTTTCCGCTCCTCACTCAGCTCTGCAGAGGCTGACTTCAACCAGCTGGCCGAGCTCGACCGACAGATCAAAAGCTACCAGGTGGTGTCCAACCCATACACCTGGTTCACCATGGAGGCTCTGGAGGAGACCTGGAGGAACCTGCAGAAGATCATCAAG GAGCGGGAGCTGGAGCTGCAGAAGGAGCAGAGGAGGCAGGAGGAGAACGATAAGCTAAGACAGGAGTTTGCTCAGCATGCTAATGCATTCCACCAGTGGCTGCAGGAGACCAG GACATATCTACTGGATGG GTCCTGCATGGTGGAAGAGTCTGGAACTCTAGAATCCCAGCTGGAGGCTACAAAG CGTAAGCACCAGGAGATCCGGGCCATGCGCAGCCAGCTGAAGAAAATCGAGGATCTGGGAGCAGCCATGGAGGAGGCACTGATCCTAGACAACAAATACACAGAGCACAGCACGGTGGGACTGGCCCAGCAGTGGGACCAGCTCGACCAGCTGGGCATGAGGATGCAACACAACCTGGAACAACAGATCCAAGCCAG AAACACTACAGGAGTAACAGAGGAGGCTCTAAAGGAGTTCAGCATGATGTTCAA GCACTTCGACAAAGAGAAATCTGGTCGTCTGAACCACCAAGAATTCAAGTCCTGCTTGCGCTCTTTGGGCTACGACCTGCCCATGGTGGAGGAAGGAGAACCCGACCCGGAGTTTGAGTCCATCCTCGACACGGTGGATCCCAACAG GGACGGCAATGTGTCCTTGCAGGAGTACATGGCGTTCATGATCAGTCGTGAGACAGAGAACGTGAAATCCAGTGAAGAGATCGAGAGTGCCTTCCGTGCTCTCAGCGCTGAGAACAAGCCGTACGTCACCAAGGAAGAACTCTACCAG aATCTAACCAAGGAGCAGGCAGACTACTGCATTTCCCACATGAAGCCCTACCTAGACAGCAAGGGCCGGGAGCTCCCGTCGGCGTTCGACTTCGTGGAATTCACTCGCTCGCTTTTTGTCAACTGA